A genomic window from Candidatus Deferrimicrobiaceae bacterium includes:
- the trpA gene encoding tryptophan synthase subunit alpha has product MTASRIEGLFDRLGKSGEKGLVVYLTAGDPNRRDSLSYLCGAAEGGADILEVGIPFSDPMADGPTIQAAFRRSLAGGMTTGRALSLVSAFRKKYDTPVVIFGYYNPFLQYGIRKFCGDARSAGADGILVVDLPLEESGEMAPEAKRSGLDWIPLISPTSGRDRVRRADAAGSGFLYLISVTGITGVRKSLPPRLLGWTREVKRQSRLPVAVGFGISRPAMAAAATTHADAAVVGSACVRVVERYGTSRRGPTALRRFVQSLKKSMR; this is encoded by the coding sequence TTGACCGCGTCACGCATTGAGGGGTTGTTCGACCGCCTGGGGAAGTCCGGGGAGAAAGGGCTGGTGGTCTATCTCACCGCCGGTGACCCGAATCGGCGCGACTCCCTCTCCTACCTGTGCGGGGCGGCCGAGGGGGGAGCGGACATCCTCGAAGTGGGCATCCCGTTCTCCGACCCGATGGCGGACGGGCCGACGATCCAGGCGGCCTTTCGCCGATCCCTGGCGGGCGGTATGACCACCGGGCGCGCCCTGTCCCTCGTGTCGGCCTTCCGGAAGAAATATGACACGCCGGTGGTGATCTTCGGATACTACAACCCGTTCCTTCAGTACGGGATCCGGAAGTTCTGCGGGGACGCCCGCTCCGCGGGCGCGGACGGGATCCTTGTGGTGGACCTCCCTTTGGAGGAATCCGGGGAGATGGCGCCGGAGGCGAAGCGATCGGGACTCGACTGGATCCCCCTGATTTCCCCGACCAGCGGCCGGGACCGGGTCCGCAGGGCGGACGCGGCGGGGTCCGGCTTCCTGTACCTGATCTCGGTGACCGGGATCACGGGGGTCAGGAAATCGCTTCCCCCCCGGTTGCTGGGATGGACGCGGGAGGTAAAGAGGCAGAGCCGTCTTCCGGTCGCGGTCGGTTTCGGGATTTCCCGTCCCGCCATGGCGGCCGCCGCCACTACCCACGCCGACGCCGCGGTCGTCGGGAGCGCCTGCGTCAGGGTGGTGGAGCGTTACGGGACGTCGCGGCGGGGGCCTACGGCCCTCCGGCGGTTCGTTCAATCCCTCAAAAAGTCGATGAGGTGA
- the accD gene encoding acetyl-CoA carboxylase, carboxyltransferase subunit beta, with amino-acid sequence MAIRLFRRKEEGEKRIKTPEGMWIKCGACLEIIYKPEVERNLNVCPKCNYHFRIPALERIRTVVDEGTFQEFGDDLESVDMLVFTDTKKYTDRLKEAKKKTGRKEAVITGIARINGIGVVLGVLDFEFLGGSMGCVVGEKIAIACEQALELRCPLIIFSASGGARMQEGTLSLMQMAKTSAALARLSEAKLPYISVMTDPTTGGVAASFSMLGDIIISEPGALIGFAGPRVIEQTIKQKLPEGFQRAEFLLEHGMVDMIVERTKLKPSLTQILRFLEPPSGK; translated from the coding sequence ATGGCGATACGACTGTTCCGGAGGAAAGAGGAAGGGGAGAAACGGATCAAGACCCCCGAGGGGATGTGGATCAAGTGCGGAGCCTGCCTCGAGATCATCTACAAGCCCGAGGTCGAGCGGAACCTGAACGTCTGCCCGAAATGCAACTACCACTTCCGGATCCCCGCGCTGGAAAGAATCCGCACCGTCGTCGACGAGGGGACCTTCCAGGAGTTCGGGGATGATCTCGAGTCCGTCGACATGCTCGTGTTCACGGACACGAAAAAGTACACCGACCGCCTCAAGGAGGCGAAGAAGAAAACGGGCCGCAAGGAGGCGGTGATCACAGGGATCGCGAGGATCAACGGAATCGGGGTCGTCCTCGGCGTCCTCGACTTCGAGTTCCTCGGCGGCTCGATGGGGTGCGTGGTGGGGGAGAAGATCGCCATCGCCTGCGAGCAAGCCCTGGAACTCCGGTGCCCCCTGATCATTTTCAGCGCGTCCGGGGGGGCGAGGATGCAGGAGGGGACGCTGTCGCTGATGCAGATGGCGAAGACCAGCGCGGCCCTGGCAAGGCTGTCCGAGGCGAAACTGCCCTATATCAGCGTGATGACCGATCCCACCACGGGAGGCGTGGCGGCGAGCTTCTCGATGCTGGGCGACATCATCATATCGGAGCCCGGCGCTCTCATCGGGTTCGCCGGTCCCCGCGTCATCGAGCAGACGATCAAGCAGAAGCTTCCGGAGGGGTTCCAACGCGCCGAGTTTCTTCTGGAACACGGGATGGTGGACATGATCGTCGAGCGGACGAAACTCAAGCCGTCGCTGACGCAGATTCTCCGGTTCCTGGAGCCCCCCTCCGGGAAATGA